One genomic region from Equus asinus isolate D_3611 breed Donkey chromosome 10, EquAss-T2T_v2, whole genome shotgun sequence encodes:
- the TRAF2 gene encoding TNF receptor-associated factor 2 isoform X1 — translation MAAASVTPPGSLDLLQPGFSKTLLGTKLEDKYLCSACKNVLRRPFQAQCGHRYCSYCLTSILSRPSPSPPSSSGPQNCAACVHEGIYEEGISILESSSAFPDNAARREVESLPAVCPSDGCTWKGTLKEYESCHEGHCPFMLTECPACKGLVRLGEKEHHLEHECPERSLSCRHCRAPCCWADMKAHHDVCPKFPLTCDGCGKKKISREKFQDHVRTCGKCRVPCRFHAVGCPEMVESEKQQEHEAKWLQEHLAMLLGVLLDTKHLLGDSSSFLGQSQVGNPGAEVSKAAELLQRCEALERKTATFENIVCVLNREVERVAMTAEACGRQHRLDQDRIEALSNKVQQLERSIGLKDLAMADLEQKVHEMEASTFDGVFIWKISDFTRKRQEAVAGRTPAIFSPAFYTSRYGYKMCLRIYLNGDGTGRGTHVSLFFVVMKGPNDALLRWPFNQKVTLMLLDQNNREHVIDAFRPDVTSSSFQRPVSDMNIASGCPLFCPVSKMEAKNSYVRDDAIFIKAIVDLTGL, via the exons ATGGCTGCAGCTAGTGTGACTCCTCCTGGCTCCCTAGATTTGCTGCAGCCCGGCTTCTCAAAGACCCTTCTGGGGACCAAGCTGGAGGACAAGTACCTGTGCTCGGCCTGCAAGAACGTCCTGCGCAGACCCTTCCAGGCACAGTGTGGCCACCGCTACTGCTCCTACTGCCTGACCAGCATCCTGAG CAGGCCgtctccctctcccccctccaGCTCCGGGCCCCAGAACTGTGCTGCCTGCGTGCATGAGGGCATATATGAAGAAGGCATTTCGATTTTAGAAAGCAGTTCG GCTTTCCCGGACAACGCCGCCCGCAGGGAGGTGGAGAGCCTGCCGGCTGTCTGTCCCAGCGACGGCTGCACCTGGAAGGGGACCCTTAAAGAGTACGAG AGCTGCCATGAAGGACACTGCCCGTTCATGCTGACCGAGTGCCCTGCGTGTAAAGGCCTGGTGCGCCTTGGCGAGAAGGAGCACCACTTGGAGCACGAGTGCCCGGAGAGAAGCCTCAGCTGCAGGCACTGCCGGGCGCCCTGCTGCTGGGCCGACATGAAG GCGCACCATGACGTCTGCCCCAAGTTCCCCTTGACTTGTGACGGCTGCGGCAAGAAGAAGATCTCACGCGAGAAG TTTCAGGACCACGTCAGAACCTGTGGCAAATGCCGAGTCCCCTGCAGGTTCCACGCTGTCGGCTGCCCTGAGATG GTGGAGAGCGAGAAGCAGCAGGAGCACGAGGCAAAGTGGCTCCAGGAGCACCTGGCCATGCTGCTGGGTGTCCTCCTGGATACAAAGCACCTCTTGGGAGATAGCAGCAGTTTCCTTGGCCAGAGCCAGGTGGGGAACCCAGGGGCGGAGGTCTCCAAGGCTGCAGAGCTCCTGCAGAGGTGTGAGGCCTTGGAGAGGAAGACGGCTACCTTTGAGAACATTGTCTGCGTCCTGAACCGGGAGGTGGAGAGGGTGGCTATGACCGCCGAGGCCTGTGGCCGGCAGCACCGGCTGGACCAAGACAGGATCGAAGCCCTGAGTAACAAG GTGCAGCAATTGGAGAGGAGCATTGGCCTGAAGGACCTGGCGATGGCCGACTTGGAGCAGAAGGTCCACGAGATGGAGGCGTCCACCTTCGATGGGGTATTCATCTGGAAGATCTCTGACTTCACCAGGAAGCGCCAGGAAGCCGTGGCTGGCCGCACGCCCGCCATCTTCTCCCCAG CCTTCTACACGAGCAGGTACGGCTACAAGATGTGTCTGCGCATCTACCTGAACGGAGATGGCACTGGGCGTGGGACACATGTGTCTCTCTTCTTTGTGGTGATGAAGGGCCCCAACGACGCCCTCCTGCGGTGGCCCTTCAACCAAAAG GTGACCTTAATGCTGCTTGACCAGAACAATCGGGAGCATGTGATCGATGCCTTCAGGCCCGACGTGacctcctcctctttccagaGGCCTGTCAGTGACATGAACATTGCAAGCGGCTGCCCTCTCTTCTGCCCTGTCTCTAAGATGGAGGCCAAGAATTCCTATGTGCGCGATGACGCCATCTTCATCAAGGCCATCGTGGACCTGACGGGGCTCTAG
- the TRAF2 gene encoding TNF receptor-associated factor 2 isoform X2, which yields MAAASVTPPGSLDLLQPGFSKTLLGTKLEDKYLCSACKNVLRRPFQAQCGHRYCSYCLTSILSSGPQNCAACVHEGIYEEGISILESSSAFPDNAARREVESLPAVCPSDGCTWKGTLKEYESCHEGHCPFMLTECPACKGLVRLGEKEHHLEHECPERSLSCRHCRAPCCWADMKAHHDVCPKFPLTCDGCGKKKISREKFQDHVRTCGKCRVPCRFHAVGCPEMVESEKQQEHEAKWLQEHLAMLLGVLLDTKHLLGDSSSFLGQSQVGNPGAEVSKAAELLQRCEALERKTATFENIVCVLNREVERVAMTAEACGRQHRLDQDRIEALSNKVQQLERSIGLKDLAMADLEQKVHEMEASTFDGVFIWKISDFTRKRQEAVAGRTPAIFSPAFYTSRYGYKMCLRIYLNGDGTGRGTHVSLFFVVMKGPNDALLRWPFNQKVTLMLLDQNNREHVIDAFRPDVTSSSFQRPVSDMNIASGCPLFCPVSKMEAKNSYVRDDAIFIKAIVDLTGL from the exons ATGGCTGCAGCTAGTGTGACTCCTCCTGGCTCCCTAGATTTGCTGCAGCCCGGCTTCTCAAAGACCCTTCTGGGGACCAAGCTGGAGGACAAGTACCTGTGCTCGGCCTGCAAGAACGTCCTGCGCAGACCCTTCCAGGCACAGTGTGGCCACCGCTACTGCTCCTACTGCCTGACCAGCATCCTGAG CTCCGGGCCCCAGAACTGTGCTGCCTGCGTGCATGAGGGCATATATGAAGAAGGCATTTCGATTTTAGAAAGCAGTTCG GCTTTCCCGGACAACGCCGCCCGCAGGGAGGTGGAGAGCCTGCCGGCTGTCTGTCCCAGCGACGGCTGCACCTGGAAGGGGACCCTTAAAGAGTACGAG AGCTGCCATGAAGGACACTGCCCGTTCATGCTGACCGAGTGCCCTGCGTGTAAAGGCCTGGTGCGCCTTGGCGAGAAGGAGCACCACTTGGAGCACGAGTGCCCGGAGAGAAGCCTCAGCTGCAGGCACTGCCGGGCGCCCTGCTGCTGGGCCGACATGAAG GCGCACCATGACGTCTGCCCCAAGTTCCCCTTGACTTGTGACGGCTGCGGCAAGAAGAAGATCTCACGCGAGAAG TTTCAGGACCACGTCAGAACCTGTGGCAAATGCCGAGTCCCCTGCAGGTTCCACGCTGTCGGCTGCCCTGAGATG GTGGAGAGCGAGAAGCAGCAGGAGCACGAGGCAAAGTGGCTCCAGGAGCACCTGGCCATGCTGCTGGGTGTCCTCCTGGATACAAAGCACCTCTTGGGAGATAGCAGCAGTTTCCTTGGCCAGAGCCAGGTGGGGAACCCAGGGGCGGAGGTCTCCAAGGCTGCAGAGCTCCTGCAGAGGTGTGAGGCCTTGGAGAGGAAGACGGCTACCTTTGAGAACATTGTCTGCGTCCTGAACCGGGAGGTGGAGAGGGTGGCTATGACCGCCGAGGCCTGTGGCCGGCAGCACCGGCTGGACCAAGACAGGATCGAAGCCCTGAGTAACAAG GTGCAGCAATTGGAGAGGAGCATTGGCCTGAAGGACCTGGCGATGGCCGACTTGGAGCAGAAGGTCCACGAGATGGAGGCGTCCACCTTCGATGGGGTATTCATCTGGAAGATCTCTGACTTCACCAGGAAGCGCCAGGAAGCCGTGGCTGGCCGCACGCCCGCCATCTTCTCCCCAG CCTTCTACACGAGCAGGTACGGCTACAAGATGTGTCTGCGCATCTACCTGAACGGAGATGGCACTGGGCGTGGGACACATGTGTCTCTCTTCTTTGTGGTGATGAAGGGCCCCAACGACGCCCTCCTGCGGTGGCCCTTCAACCAAAAG GTGACCTTAATGCTGCTTGACCAGAACAATCGGGAGCATGTGATCGATGCCTTCAGGCCCGACGTGacctcctcctctttccagaGGCCTGTCAGTGACATGAACATTGCAAGCGGCTGCCCTCTCTTCTGCCCTGTCTCTAAGATGGAGGCCAAGAATTCCTATGTGCGCGATGACGCCATCTTCATCAAGGCCATCGTGGACCTGACGGGGCTCTAG
- the TRAF2 gene encoding TNF receptor-associated factor 2 isoform X4 translates to MAAASVTPPGSLDLLQPGFSKTLLGTKLEDKYLCSACKNVLRRPFQAQCGHRYCSYCLTSILSSGPQNCAACVHEGIYEEGISILESSSAFPDNAARREVESLPAVCPSDGCTWKGTLKEYESCHEGHCPFMLTECPACKGLVRLGEKEHHLEHECPERSLSCRHCRAPCCWADMKAHHDVCPKFPLTCDGCGKKKISREKVESEKQQEHEAKWLQEHLAMLLGVLLDTKHLLGDSSSFLGQSQVGNPGAEVSKAAELLQRCEALERKTATFENIVCVLNREVERVAMTAEACGRQHRLDQDRIEALSNKVQQLERSIGLKDLAMADLEQKVHEMEASTFDGVFIWKISDFTRKRQEAVAGRTPAIFSPAFYTSRYGYKMCLRIYLNGDGTGRGTHVSLFFVVMKGPNDALLRWPFNQKVTLMLLDQNNREHVIDAFRPDVTSSSFQRPVSDMNIASGCPLFCPVSKMEAKNSYVRDDAIFIKAIVDLTGL, encoded by the exons ATGGCTGCAGCTAGTGTGACTCCTCCTGGCTCCCTAGATTTGCTGCAGCCCGGCTTCTCAAAGACCCTTCTGGGGACCAAGCTGGAGGACAAGTACCTGTGCTCGGCCTGCAAGAACGTCCTGCGCAGACCCTTCCAGGCACAGTGTGGCCACCGCTACTGCTCCTACTGCCTGACCAGCATCCTGAG CTCCGGGCCCCAGAACTGTGCTGCCTGCGTGCATGAGGGCATATATGAAGAAGGCATTTCGATTTTAGAAAGCAGTTCG GCTTTCCCGGACAACGCCGCCCGCAGGGAGGTGGAGAGCCTGCCGGCTGTCTGTCCCAGCGACGGCTGCACCTGGAAGGGGACCCTTAAAGAGTACGAG AGCTGCCATGAAGGACACTGCCCGTTCATGCTGACCGAGTGCCCTGCGTGTAAAGGCCTGGTGCGCCTTGGCGAGAAGGAGCACCACTTGGAGCACGAGTGCCCGGAGAGAAGCCTCAGCTGCAGGCACTGCCGGGCGCCCTGCTGCTGGGCCGACATGAAG GCGCACCATGACGTCTGCCCCAAGTTCCCCTTGACTTGTGACGGCTGCGGCAAGAAGAAGATCTCACGCGAGAAG GTGGAGAGCGAGAAGCAGCAGGAGCACGAGGCAAAGTGGCTCCAGGAGCACCTGGCCATGCTGCTGGGTGTCCTCCTGGATACAAAGCACCTCTTGGGAGATAGCAGCAGTTTCCTTGGCCAGAGCCAGGTGGGGAACCCAGGGGCGGAGGTCTCCAAGGCTGCAGAGCTCCTGCAGAGGTGTGAGGCCTTGGAGAGGAAGACGGCTACCTTTGAGAACATTGTCTGCGTCCTGAACCGGGAGGTGGAGAGGGTGGCTATGACCGCCGAGGCCTGTGGCCGGCAGCACCGGCTGGACCAAGACAGGATCGAAGCCCTGAGTAACAAG GTGCAGCAATTGGAGAGGAGCATTGGCCTGAAGGACCTGGCGATGGCCGACTTGGAGCAGAAGGTCCACGAGATGGAGGCGTCCACCTTCGATGGGGTATTCATCTGGAAGATCTCTGACTTCACCAGGAAGCGCCAGGAAGCCGTGGCTGGCCGCACGCCCGCCATCTTCTCCCCAG CCTTCTACACGAGCAGGTACGGCTACAAGATGTGTCTGCGCATCTACCTGAACGGAGATGGCACTGGGCGTGGGACACATGTGTCTCTCTTCTTTGTGGTGATGAAGGGCCCCAACGACGCCCTCCTGCGGTGGCCCTTCAACCAAAAG GTGACCTTAATGCTGCTTGACCAGAACAATCGGGAGCATGTGATCGATGCCTTCAGGCCCGACGTGacctcctcctctttccagaGGCCTGTCAGTGACATGAACATTGCAAGCGGCTGCCCTCTCTTCTGCCCTGTCTCTAAGATGGAGGCCAAGAATTCCTATGTGCGCGATGACGCCATCTTCATCAAGGCCATCGTGGACCTGACGGGGCTCTAG
- the TRAF2 gene encoding TNF receptor-associated factor 2 isoform X3, whose protein sequence is MAAASVTPPGSLDLLQPGFSKTLLGTKLEDKYLCSACKNVLRRPFQAQCGHRYCSYCLTSILSRPSPSPPSSSGPQNCAACVHEGIYEEGISILESSSAFPDNAARREVESLPAVCPSDGCTWKGTLKEYESCHEGHCPFMLTECPACKGLVRLGEKEHHLEHECPERSLSCRHCRAPCCWADMKAHHDVCPKFPLTCDGCGKKKISREKVESEKQQEHEAKWLQEHLAMLLGVLLDTKHLLGDSSSFLGQSQVGNPGAEVSKAAELLQRCEALERKTATFENIVCVLNREVERVAMTAEACGRQHRLDQDRIEALSNKVQQLERSIGLKDLAMADLEQKVHEMEASTFDGVFIWKISDFTRKRQEAVAGRTPAIFSPAFYTSRYGYKMCLRIYLNGDGTGRGTHVSLFFVVMKGPNDALLRWPFNQKVTLMLLDQNNREHVIDAFRPDVTSSSFQRPVSDMNIASGCPLFCPVSKMEAKNSYVRDDAIFIKAIVDLTGL, encoded by the exons ATGGCTGCAGCTAGTGTGACTCCTCCTGGCTCCCTAGATTTGCTGCAGCCCGGCTTCTCAAAGACCCTTCTGGGGACCAAGCTGGAGGACAAGTACCTGTGCTCGGCCTGCAAGAACGTCCTGCGCAGACCCTTCCAGGCACAGTGTGGCCACCGCTACTGCTCCTACTGCCTGACCAGCATCCTGAG CAGGCCgtctccctctcccccctccaGCTCCGGGCCCCAGAACTGTGCTGCCTGCGTGCATGAGGGCATATATGAAGAAGGCATTTCGATTTTAGAAAGCAGTTCG GCTTTCCCGGACAACGCCGCCCGCAGGGAGGTGGAGAGCCTGCCGGCTGTCTGTCCCAGCGACGGCTGCACCTGGAAGGGGACCCTTAAAGAGTACGAG AGCTGCCATGAAGGACACTGCCCGTTCATGCTGACCGAGTGCCCTGCGTGTAAAGGCCTGGTGCGCCTTGGCGAGAAGGAGCACCACTTGGAGCACGAGTGCCCGGAGAGAAGCCTCAGCTGCAGGCACTGCCGGGCGCCCTGCTGCTGGGCCGACATGAAG GCGCACCATGACGTCTGCCCCAAGTTCCCCTTGACTTGTGACGGCTGCGGCAAGAAGAAGATCTCACGCGAGAAG GTGGAGAGCGAGAAGCAGCAGGAGCACGAGGCAAAGTGGCTCCAGGAGCACCTGGCCATGCTGCTGGGTGTCCTCCTGGATACAAAGCACCTCTTGGGAGATAGCAGCAGTTTCCTTGGCCAGAGCCAGGTGGGGAACCCAGGGGCGGAGGTCTCCAAGGCTGCAGAGCTCCTGCAGAGGTGTGAGGCCTTGGAGAGGAAGACGGCTACCTTTGAGAACATTGTCTGCGTCCTGAACCGGGAGGTGGAGAGGGTGGCTATGACCGCCGAGGCCTGTGGCCGGCAGCACCGGCTGGACCAAGACAGGATCGAAGCCCTGAGTAACAAG GTGCAGCAATTGGAGAGGAGCATTGGCCTGAAGGACCTGGCGATGGCCGACTTGGAGCAGAAGGTCCACGAGATGGAGGCGTCCACCTTCGATGGGGTATTCATCTGGAAGATCTCTGACTTCACCAGGAAGCGCCAGGAAGCCGTGGCTGGCCGCACGCCCGCCATCTTCTCCCCAG CCTTCTACACGAGCAGGTACGGCTACAAGATGTGTCTGCGCATCTACCTGAACGGAGATGGCACTGGGCGTGGGACACATGTGTCTCTCTTCTTTGTGGTGATGAAGGGCCCCAACGACGCCCTCCTGCGGTGGCCCTTCAACCAAAAG GTGACCTTAATGCTGCTTGACCAGAACAATCGGGAGCATGTGATCGATGCCTTCAGGCCCGACGTGacctcctcctctttccagaGGCCTGTCAGTGACATGAACATTGCAAGCGGCTGCCCTCTCTTCTGCCCTGTCTCTAAGATGGAGGCCAAGAATTCCTATGTGCGCGATGACGCCATCTTCATCAAGGCCATCGTGGACCTGACGGGGCTCTAG